One stretch of Astatotilapia calliptera chromosome 3, fAstCal1.2, whole genome shotgun sequence DNA includes these proteins:
- the ngfrb gene encoding nerve growth factor receptor b has product MQTRHRMYCVFVAVLLGAVGTLANKGACPSNQYTHSGECCKQCQPGEGVVQPCGAQQTVCEPCLDSETFSESISHTEECQPCTQCSGLLRMHTPCTDSADAICMCNYGFYLDETSQNCLPCTKCPEGQGMLYSCEDDRDTKCENCTGDTYSDQESFWEPCIPCSTCDEVEELESCTPFGDTVCQGQSTTGSLFTFPPTTIDDLTYEPVPEVPTDSSSTTTTTISGDSQQQFYKGLNDKLIPIYCSILAAVVVGLVAFIIFKRWNSCKQNKQGANNCTPNPNQTPSPEGEKLHSDSGISVDSQSLQEQQGQNQAQTVVNIDEEPCLLLPLHTREKVEKLLFRAADGEDCDHMHDSDWSSLAALLGYEEERIATFQQEEHPVCALLSDWAGKDCASIEALCTALRKINREDVAQSLVLSPSAAKTTATSVV; this is encoded by the exons ATGCAAACAAGACACAGAATGTATTGCGTGTTCGTAGCAGTGTTGCTTGGAGCG GTTGGGACCCTGGCCAATAAGGGAGCATGTCCATCAAACCAGTATACACACAGTGGCGAATGCTGCAAGCAGTGTCAGCCCGGCGAGGGTGTCGTCCAGCCCTGTGGGGCCCAACAGACCGTCTGTGAGCCGTGCCTCGATA GTGAAACCTTCTCAGAAAGCATAAGCCACACAGAGGAATGTCAGCCCTGCACGCAGTGCTCAGGTCTATTGCGCATGCATACTCCCTGCACTGACTCCGCCGACGCCATTTGCATGTGCAACTATGGTTTCTACCTGGATGAAACCTCGCAGAATTGTCTACCCTGCACTAAGTGTCCTGAAGGTCAGGGAATGCTGTACAGCTGTGAAGATGACCGTGACACAAAGTGTGAGAATTGCACTGGGGACACCTACTCGGACCAGGAAAGCTTTTGGGAGCCTTGTATTCCTTGCAGTACCTGTGATGAGGTGGAGGAGTTAGAGTCGTGCACCCCTTTCGGCGATACGGTTTGCCAAG GTCAGTCCACCACAGGGTCTCTATTTACTTTCCCCCCCACTACCATTGATGACTTAACATATGAACCCGTACCAGAGGTCcccacagacagcagcagcaccaccaccaccaccattagTGGTGATTCCCAGCAGCAGTTCTACAAGGGTCTGAATGATAAACTCATCCCCATCTACTGCTCCATCctggcagctgttgttgttggattAGTGGCCTTCATCATCTTCAAGAG GTGGAACAGCTGCAAGCAGAATAAGCAAGGAGCCAACAACTGCACCCCCAACCCGAACCAGACCCCGTCACCCGAGGGGGAGAAGCTACACAGTGACAGTGGCATTTCTGTGGACAGCCAGAGTCTGCAGGAGCAGCAGGGCCAGAATCAGGCACAAACAG tCGTCAACATCGATGAAGAGCCTTGTTTGCTTCTTCCCCTCCACACCAGAGAGAAAGTGGAGAAGCTGCTGTTTAGGGCTGCGGACGGAGAAGACTGCGACCACATGCACGACAGCGACTGGAGCAGCTTGGCGGCTCTTCTCGGATACGAGGAGGAGCGGATTGCGACCTTCCAGCAGGAAGAGCATCCGGTCTGTGCCCTCCTGTCTGACTGGGCGGGAAAGGACTGTGCCAGCATCGAAGCTCTGTGCACGGCGCTGCGCAAAATCAATCGTGAAGACGTCGCTCAGAGCCTGGTGCTCAGCCCAAGTGCCGCTAAAACAACAGCCACTTCTGTagtgtga